The DNA region GCGATCTCCTATTCCGGAGCCACCCAGAAGCCCTCCCGTCCGAAAAACTGGATGGAAATCGAGGTTACTTTCGGCTGGCAGCCCACGGGGCCAATGAACCCCGCTGACAAGTATGCGGACGATATCGTTCTGGACTACTACGTCCTACTGTCGAACAAGAGCTCTGCTTCCCCACAGGGAACACTCCTCACGGGGCAGGTCACCCATACCTCCGTGCCGGCCATGCAAAACGACCTTAAGTCAGTCATGTATGTTAGCCCCAGAACATTGGAACGCCTCTTCGACGGGAAGCCCCCCTCCAGCGCCTCTTCCGCAATAGTCGATATCGGCGTCACCATCTCCCGGCAGGGACAGTTGGTCGCCCAAAAAAGCCTCAAGTCAGCCGGTGTGTGGTGGCCACAATATCAAAAGACCAGCGGCTACTTGCTCAGCAAAAACGAGACTCCCTTTGCATCCCTCAACTCCGACTATTATGAGGCGGTGAAGAAGCAGTAAGGTTTTTCCAGAAAACCACGCCCCTCTAGCTTCCTCCCCATGGCATCGCCCAAAAAAACCTTGGTCCTCGATCTCGGAATGCAGTCCCTTAGGATTGCCGAGTTCTCATCGACTGAGAGCGGCGGATTAAAGCTTCTGCGCGGCGCCCGGAGAGAACTCATGCTCGATCCGGCGCTCGATACATCGCGACCGGATCAGATCCGCCTCGCCCTTAAGGACATTCTGAAAGCATGGAAGATCACCCGTTCGGATGTCGTCTGCGTACTGCCTGCCCATACGGTCTTCACAAGGGTTGTTCCCCTGGAAGTCCCTGGAGGCTCTTCGAGCCAAGTGGCCGCTGTTGTCGGTTTTGAAGCCCAACAGAACATACCTTTCCCGCTGGAAGAAGTCGTCTGGGATTATGTCGTGATGGGAAATACCCCGTCCGGTGCCGTGAATGTTGTTTTTGTAGCCATCAAAAAGGACTCGCTGGAATCGATCTGCGATTCGGTAGCCTCCACCGGCCTTAACATTACTGCAGTGCTGGTAGCTCCCCTTGCGCTCTATGATGCATTCCTCCATGCATCACCAGCATCTGCCTCGGAAACGACCCTCCTGCTGGATATGGGGACTCGGACTTCCAACATGATCATCTCTGCAGAAGGATCCTTCTTCTCACGAAGCATTCCTTCCGGAGGATTAGCTGTCACTTCCGCGATTGCCAAGGATATCCATGCAGAGCTTGATGAGGCAGAAAAGCTGAAGATTGCACGCGGGAGCGTTGCACTTGGTGCCGGCTTCGAACAAGCAACCGACCCCGTCGAGGCCAATATCGCCCGTATAGCTAGACAGACTCTACTCAAGACTCAGGCCGACATCAGCCGCTCCCTAAGCTACTACAGATCAAATCTCGGGGGAAACGAGCCCACGTTAATTTTGCTAACAGGAGGAATGGCATCTCTTCCCTATCTGGCTGAATTCTTCAACGAAAAACTGCAGAAAAAGACCTCTTTCTTTAATCCGATGGAAGACATCGGAGTCGCCGAATCCGCACACTCCTTCCTTGAGTCGAATCCCAATAATCTGGGGGAACTGGTGGGAGGGGCCCTGGTGTTGACCTCCTCCCCACGAACCAAGATCAACCTCCTTCCCCCATCTGTATCCAAAAAAAGATCTTTCGCCAAACGCTTCCCTTACCTGGCTGCTGCCGTCCTCTTTTTCCTTGCAAGTCTCGGGGCTTTTTATGGCTTTGCTTTGCAAGCAACCTCCTTGACCCGTGCCACGACGGCAACGATCGATGCACAGATCGCCAAAGAAACCAGTATATCAAACCGGATTAAGACCAAGGTAGACAACGAACTCTCTATCCAGCAGACGACTGACATCCTTCTTTCTGTGGTTAACCTTCGGGAAGCCTACCTGAGGATCCTTGCCGAACTGAGCGCGAAGGTGCCGGAACGCTATCTCTGGATCACCGAAATCCAACCTGCTGGGGATATTTCTGCGAGGGGCGTTTCTCCCAAGAATAATGATGGCTCCGTCAAGGCTCTCCTAGTCAAAGGTCTGTACCTTGACAATCCCAACCAGGCCTCAGTGATCGATGATTTTGTCACTTCCCTTCAGTCCTCGGATGTCTTTGCCGTCGAGGAAAAGGAAAAATCCAAGATCATCACTCAGCGAGGCAGTCCCAATGGGGAATACTGGGCCTATCCTTTTTCACTCAGGATTCCTCTTCGCGATCCCATTACTCCCCTTCCCTGAACTGATGAACAAGATCACCAAATGGTTTGCGGGTAACAAGCTGGCAGCATCCCTTTTAGCGTCCCTGATCCTTGGAACACTCATCCTTGGATTTCTGGCCTATCAGGCATGGGATGATTATGGAACTGCTTCTGCGGATTATACCTCCAAGGCGTCCCAACTGGTAAAGCTCTCACAGACTAAACCGTTTCCAAGTCAGGATAACCTCTCCAAGCTTGAGGCCACCATAACCACCGAGCAGTCCAGCCTGGACGCCCTCATCAAGGATCTTAAGAAGTATCAGGTGCC from Verrucomicrobiota bacterium includes:
- the pilM gene encoding pilus assembly protein PilM — its product is MASPKKTLVLDLGMQSLRIAEFSSTESGGLKLLRGARRELMLDPALDTSRPDQIRLALKDILKAWKITRSDVVCVLPAHTVFTRVVPLEVPGGSSSQVAAVVGFEAQQNIPFPLEEVVWDYVVMGNTPSGAVNVVFVAIKKDSLESICDSVASTGLNITAVLVAPLALYDAFLHASPASASETTLLLDMGTRTSNMIISAEGSFFSRSIPSGGLAVTSAIAKDIHAELDEAEKLKIARGSVALGAGFEQATDPVEANIARIARQTLLKTQADISRSLSYYRSNLGGNEPTLILLTGGMASLPYLAEFFNEKLQKKTSFFNPMEDIGVAESAHSFLESNPNNLGELVGGALVLTSSPRTKINLLPPSVSKKRSFAKRFPYLAAAVLFFLASLGAFYGFALQATSLTRATTATIDAQIAKETSISNRIKTKVDNELSIQQTTDILLSVVNLREAYLRILAELSAKVPERYLWITEIQPAGDISARGVSPKNNDGSVKALLVKGLYLDNPNQASVIDDFVTSLQSSDVFAVEEKEKSKIITQRGSPNGEYWAYPFSLRIPLRDPITPLP